One Oceanithermus desulfurans DNA segment encodes these proteins:
- the argC gene encoding N-acetyl-gamma-glutamyl-phosphate reductase: MEPLRTVIVGGSGYAGGEFLRLALGHPYLDIVQVTSRRYLRQPVSFVHPNLRGQTNLKFSDPEKLEEADLLVLGLPHGVASQNFDHYKEKAPYIIDLSADFRLKTLELYERFYGAHPRPELLEQFAYANPEINAEAIQNANWLAGAGCTATATLLGLYPLYAQGLVARHAVFVTVMVGSSAAGAEPSPAGHHPERSGALRVYKPTGHRHTAEVIDYLPGTPEVHMTAVASERIRGILMTAQVFIPDGFSEQDVWQAYREFYADKPFVRLVKQRRGIHRYPDPKVVTGSNYADVGFELEPDTGRLVVISAIDNLVKGTAGHAIQALNLRMGWDERTGLEFPGLHP, translated from the coding sequence ATGGAACCCCTGAGAACCGTCATCGTTGGAGGCTCGGGCTACGCCGGGGGCGAGTTTCTGCGCCTGGCGCTGGGCCACCCCTACCTGGACATCGTGCAGGTGACGAGCCGCCGCTACCTGCGTCAGCCCGTCAGCTTCGTACACCCCAACCTGCGAGGGCAGACGAACCTCAAGTTCAGCGACCCCGAGAAGCTGGAGGAGGCCGACCTGCTCGTGCTGGGGCTGCCCCACGGGGTGGCGTCCCAGAACTTCGACCACTACAAGGAGAAGGCGCCCTACATCATCGACCTCTCGGCCGACTTCCGGCTGAAGACGCTGGAGCTCTACGAGCGTTTCTACGGCGCCCACCCACGCCCCGAGCTGCTGGAGCAGTTCGCCTACGCCAACCCCGAGATCAACGCCGAGGCCATTCAGAACGCGAACTGGCTCGCCGGTGCCGGTTGCACCGCCACGGCCACGCTGCTGGGCCTTTACCCGCTCTACGCCCAAGGCCTGGTGGCGCGGCACGCCGTCTTCGTGACCGTGATGGTCGGCTCCTCGGCCGCCGGGGCCGAACCCAGCCCCGCCGGTCATCACCCCGAGCGCAGCGGGGCCCTGCGGGTCTACAAGCCCACCGGCCACCGCCACACCGCCGAGGTGATCGACTACCTGCCCGGCACCCCCGAGGTGCACATGACCGCGGTGGCCAGCGAGCGCATCCGCGGCATCCTCATGACCGCCCAGGTCTTCATCCCCGACGGCTTCTCCGAACAGGATGTCTGGCAGGCCTACCGCGAGTTCTACGCGGACAAGCCCTTCGTGCGCCTGGTCAAGCAGCGCCGGGGCATCCACCGCTACCCCGACCCCAAGGTGGTGACGGGGTCCAACTACGCCGACGTGGGCTTCGAGCTCGAGCCCGACACCGGCCGCCTGGTGGTGATTTCGGCGATCGACAACCTCGTCAAGGGCACCGCGGGGCACGCGATCCAGGCCCTCAACCTGCGCATGGGCTGGGACGAGCGGACGGGGCTCGAGTTCCCGGGGCTGCACCCTTAA
- the amrS gene encoding AmmeMemoRadiSam system radical SAM enzyme, which produces MEPSAAVSPRLHECALYRPLPKGWVQCTACHHWCGVAPGEAGKCGVRRNYGGRLYLVTYGKAAAVHVDPVEKKPLYHFLPGEPILSLGTVGCNLFCKFCQNWQISQFREFRVNPETGEPDRWIGEDWPPERVVEAAEQVGARLIAYTYNEPVVWVEYAHDIAKLATERGMRNVFVSSGFETKQAWNYVEPYLHAVNLDLKGFSEAFYREITGARLKPVLENIEYLGSEKWGKVWVEVTTLLIPGHNDSPEEIRGIARFLAGVNKNIPWHLSAAHPDYQMLDIPYTPHEKLIEAYEIGKEEGLNFVYLGNVRDLERSTTYCPSCGAPLIARDGYRVHELWEERGVCPKCGARIPGVWA; this is translated from the coding sequence ATGGAACCCTCCGCCGCCGTATCCCCAAGGCTGCACGAGTGTGCGCTCTACCGCCCGCTGCCCAAGGGCTGGGTCCAGTGCACCGCCTGCCACCACTGGTGCGGCGTCGCCCCGGGCGAGGCGGGCAAGTGCGGGGTGCGGCGAAACTACGGCGGCAGGCTCTACCTGGTCACCTACGGCAAAGCTGCCGCGGTCCACGTGGACCCGGTGGAGAAAAAGCCCCTCTACCACTTCCTCCCCGGCGAGCCCATCCTCAGCCTGGGCACCGTCGGTTGCAACCTCTTTTGTAAGTTCTGCCAGAACTGGCAGATCAGCCAGTTCCGCGAGTTCAGGGTGAACCCCGAAACCGGCGAGCCCGACCGCTGGATCGGTGAGGACTGGCCGCCCGAGCGGGTGGTCGAGGCGGCCGAACAGGTCGGCGCGCGCCTGATCGCCTACACCTACAACGAGCCGGTCGTCTGGGTGGAGTACGCCCACGACATCGCCAAACTGGCGACCGAACGGGGCATGCGCAACGTCTTCGTCTCCAGCGGCTTCGAAACCAAGCAGGCCTGGAACTACGTCGAGCCCTACCTGCACGCGGTCAACCTGGACCTGAAGGGCTTTTCCGAAGCGTTCTACCGCGAGATCACCGGAGCGCGGCTGAAGCCGGTGCTCGAGAACATCGAGTACCTGGGCAGCGAAAAGTGGGGGAAGGTCTGGGTGGAGGTCACCACCCTGCTCATCCCCGGCCACAACGACAGCCCCGAGGAGATCCGCGGCATTGCGCGGTTCCTGGCGGGGGTCAACAAGAACATCCCCTGGCACCTCTCGGCCGCCCACCCCGACTACCAGATGCTCGACATCCCCTACACCCCGCACGAAAAACTGATCGAGGCCTACGAGATCGGCAAGGAGGAGGGGCTCAACTTCGTCTACCTGGGGAACGTGCGCGACCTCGAGCGCTCCACCACCTACTGCCCCAGCTGCGGCGCACCACTGATCGCGCGCGACGGCTACCGGGTGCACGAACTCTGGGAAGAGCGCGGCGTCTGCCCCAAGTGCGGGGCCCGAATCCCCGGGGTGTGGGCCTAG